The following proteins are co-located in the Chaetodon trifascialis isolate fChaTrf1 chromosome 14, fChaTrf1.hap1, whole genome shotgun sequence genome:
- the LOC139342547 gene encoding BTB/POZ domain-containing protein 6-B isoform X1 has translation MPTADCRLLHHGRIMRCLTYLLLLPETLKKSKKLPGRLPVCYEILTLSLTSKKKQKQKMAAELYPAANTNNTNLSNGTTVADTEKTKEVPVSQASSSSAATTPTTQQNINNNNVDPPSWQCSHPTLRERNALMFNNELMADVHFIVGPAGGSEKVPAHKYVLAVGSSVFCAMFYGDLAEEESEIHIPDVEPAAFLILLKYMYSDEIDLEADTVLATLYAAKKYIVPALAKACVTFLETSLEAKNACVLLSQSRLFEEPELTQRCWEVIDAQAELALCSEGFCEIDLQTLEIILRRETLNTKEVVVFEAVMNWATAECKRQGLGPTTRNKRDVLGKALFLVRIPTMSLEEFANGAAQCDILTLEETHNVFLWYTAAKKPKLDFPLTARKGLVPQRCHRFQSSAYRSNQWRYRGRCDSIQFAVDKRIFIAGLGLYGSSGGKAEYSVKIELKRQGVTLAQHLTKFVSDGSSTTFPVWFEHPVQVEQDAFYTVSAVLDGNELSYFGQEGMTEVQCGKVTFQFQCSSDSTNGTGVQGGQIPELVFYA, from the exons ATGCCAACGGCAGACTGCAGGTTGCTCCATCATGGCCGGATCATGAGGTGTTTGACTTATCTGCTCCTACttccagaaacactgaaaaagtcCAAGAAGCTCCCGGGCAGGCTGCCGGTATGTTATGAGATCCTGACTCTGTCCCTGACGAGcaagaagaagcagaagcagaagatgGCTGCGGAGCTGTACCCCGCCGCCAACACCAACAACACCAACCTGTCCAACGGCACCACGGTGGCGGACACCGAGAAGACCAAGGAGGTGCCGGTGAGccaggccagcagcagcagcgcggCGACCACCCCGACCACCCAGcagaacatcaacaacaacaacgtggATCCACCCAGCTGGCAGTGCAGCCACCCCACACTGAGAGAGAG GAACGCCTTGATGTTTAACAATGAGCTGATGGCCGACGTCCACTTCATTGTTGGCCCCGCGGGGGGGTCGGAGAAGGTTCCAGCACACAAG tATGTGCTGGCCGTGGGAAGCTCCGTCTTCTGTGCCATGTTTTACGGCGATCTGGCGGAGGAGGAGTCTGAGATCCATATCCCAGATGTGGAACCTGCTGCTTTTCTAATTCTGCTGAA GTACATGTACAGCGATGAGATCGACCTGGAGGCAGACACGGTGCTGGCCACCCTGTACGCTGCCAAGAAGTACATCGTCCCCGCGCTGGCGAAGGCCTGCGTCACCTTCCTGGAGACGAGCCTGGAGGCCAAGAACGCCTGCGTGCTGCTGTCCCAGAGCCGGCTGTTCGAGGAGCCCGAGCTGACGCAGCGCTGCTGGGAGGTGATCGACGCTCAGGCCGAGCTGGCGCTGTGCTCCGAGGGCTTCTGCGAGATCGACCTGCAGACGCTGGAGATCATCCTGCGGAGGGAGACGCTCAACACCAAGGAGGTGGTGGTGTTTGAGGCTGTGATGAACTGGGCCACAGCAGAGTGCAAGAGACAAGGTCTGGGGCCGACGACCCGCAACAAAAGAGACGTCCTTGGCAAGGCGCTGTTCTTAGTGCGCATCCCCACCATGAGCCTGGAGGAGTTTGCCAACGGGGCGGCGCAATGTGACATCCTGACACTGGAGGAGACGCACAATGTGTTCCTGTGGTACACCGCGGCGAAAAAGCCCAAACTGGACTTCCCTTTGACTGCGAGGAAGGGGCTGGTGCCTCAGAGGTGCCACCGCTTCCAGTCCTCGGCATACCGGAGCAATCAGTGGCGCTACCGCGGCCGGTGCGACAGCATCCAGTTCGCGGTGGACAAGAGGATCTTTATCGCCGGGCTGGGGCTGTACGGGTCGAGCGGCGGCAAAGCCGAGTACAGCGTCAAGATCGAACTGAAGAGACAAGGGGTGACCCTGGCGCAGCACCTGACGAAGTTTGTGTCGGATGGCTCGAGCACCACGTTCCCGGTGTGGTTCGAGCACCCTGTTCAGGTGGAGCAGGACGCCTTCTACACCGTGAGCGCCGTGCTGGATGGGAACGAACTGAGCTATTTTGGCCAGGAGGGCATGACGGAGGTGCAGTGTGGGAAGGTGACATTTCAATTCCAGTGCTCCTCCGACAGCACCAACGGGACCGGAGTACAGGGAGGACAGATCCCCGAGCTTGTGTTCTATGCATGA
- the LOC139342547 gene encoding BTB/POZ domain-containing protein 6-B isoform X2 has product MAAELYPAANTNNTNLSNGTTVADTEKTKEVPVSQASSSSAATTPTTQQNINNNNVDPPSWQCSHPTLRERNALMFNNELMADVHFIVGPAGGSEKVPAHKYVLAVGSSVFCAMFYGDLAEEESEIHIPDVEPAAFLILLKYMYSDEIDLEADTVLATLYAAKKYIVPALAKACVTFLETSLEAKNACVLLSQSRLFEEPELTQRCWEVIDAQAELALCSEGFCEIDLQTLEIILRRETLNTKEVVVFEAVMNWATAECKRQGLGPTTRNKRDVLGKALFLVRIPTMSLEEFANGAAQCDILTLEETHNVFLWYTAAKKPKLDFPLTARKGLVPQRCHRFQSSAYRSNQWRYRGRCDSIQFAVDKRIFIAGLGLYGSSGGKAEYSVKIELKRQGVTLAQHLTKFVSDGSSTTFPVWFEHPVQVEQDAFYTVSAVLDGNELSYFGQEGMTEVQCGKVTFQFQCSSDSTNGTGVQGGQIPELVFYA; this is encoded by the exons atgGCTGCGGAGCTGTACCCCGCCGCCAACACCAACAACACCAACCTGTCCAACGGCACCACGGTGGCGGACACCGAGAAGACCAAGGAGGTGCCGGTGAGccaggccagcagcagcagcgcggCGACCACCCCGACCACCCAGcagaacatcaacaacaacaacgtggATCCACCCAGCTGGCAGTGCAGCCACCCCACACTGAGAGAGAG GAACGCCTTGATGTTTAACAATGAGCTGATGGCCGACGTCCACTTCATTGTTGGCCCCGCGGGGGGGTCGGAGAAGGTTCCAGCACACAAG tATGTGCTGGCCGTGGGAAGCTCCGTCTTCTGTGCCATGTTTTACGGCGATCTGGCGGAGGAGGAGTCTGAGATCCATATCCCAGATGTGGAACCTGCTGCTTTTCTAATTCTGCTGAA GTACATGTACAGCGATGAGATCGACCTGGAGGCAGACACGGTGCTGGCCACCCTGTACGCTGCCAAGAAGTACATCGTCCCCGCGCTGGCGAAGGCCTGCGTCACCTTCCTGGAGACGAGCCTGGAGGCCAAGAACGCCTGCGTGCTGCTGTCCCAGAGCCGGCTGTTCGAGGAGCCCGAGCTGACGCAGCGCTGCTGGGAGGTGATCGACGCTCAGGCCGAGCTGGCGCTGTGCTCCGAGGGCTTCTGCGAGATCGACCTGCAGACGCTGGAGATCATCCTGCGGAGGGAGACGCTCAACACCAAGGAGGTGGTGGTGTTTGAGGCTGTGATGAACTGGGCCACAGCAGAGTGCAAGAGACAAGGTCTGGGGCCGACGACCCGCAACAAAAGAGACGTCCTTGGCAAGGCGCTGTTCTTAGTGCGCATCCCCACCATGAGCCTGGAGGAGTTTGCCAACGGGGCGGCGCAATGTGACATCCTGACACTGGAGGAGACGCACAATGTGTTCCTGTGGTACACCGCGGCGAAAAAGCCCAAACTGGACTTCCCTTTGACTGCGAGGAAGGGGCTGGTGCCTCAGAGGTGCCACCGCTTCCAGTCCTCGGCATACCGGAGCAATCAGTGGCGCTACCGCGGCCGGTGCGACAGCATCCAGTTCGCGGTGGACAAGAGGATCTTTATCGCCGGGCTGGGGCTGTACGGGTCGAGCGGCGGCAAAGCCGAGTACAGCGTCAAGATCGAACTGAAGAGACAAGGGGTGACCCTGGCGCAGCACCTGACGAAGTTTGTGTCGGATGGCTCGAGCACCACGTTCCCGGTGTGGTTCGAGCACCCTGTTCAGGTGGAGCAGGACGCCTTCTACACCGTGAGCGCCGTGCTGGATGGGAACGAACTGAGCTATTTTGGCCAGGAGGGCATGACGGAGGTGCAGTGTGGGAAGGTGACATTTCAATTCCAGTGCTCCTCCGACAGCACCAACGGGACCGGAGTACAGGGAGGACAGATCCCCGAGCTTGTGTTCTATGCATGA